The following is a genomic window from Rhododendron vialii isolate Sample 1 chromosome 9a, ASM3025357v1.
CAAAATTCCTCAAAACTaaacggaaaagaaaaaagatacccTAAGCAACACACGCGCgcacacaaaaaagaagaagagggagtGACCATCATCCCCCTCATAGAGTCAACGTCTTAACGATACTCCCAGCATTCTGAATAAGGCATCACTCGCTCAACACCAAGATGTGTAAACAAATCTAAAATCCCTTCCGTCACAGGGCAATCAAGAATAAGCAAATCTTCATCATTTCCTGTTCTCTTCACAAAAATTACCCCTCCGCATAGACCCCAAAAATGGTTAGGATGGTATACCTAGCAATTTGACCAAGCAAATAAAGTCACTTTGATTGGGGCACATTCTTTTCCATAACCGTCACTAAGTTTTTAAGACTCACCCACCCCAACAAGATACTCAAGGCATGATTCGACTGAAGAAAACAATCTCAGGAAGATTCTCACTAGCACAAGAAATATTGTAATGCACACTACTAAGGACATAAGAGGATCAAGCGATCTGGTCACACGCGCCGtgccaatttttttgggggttgaAGTCCTCTATCTGAAAGTTGTTTTCATCACACTAATTTGTGGAGATTAACCATTCATCTTTGGATTCTGATAGGCATGCCATGTGCACATGCAATTATGGACCTCAGACAAGGTGGCAAGATCTATCAGATTCGGTGGTGGTGACTCGGGAACCTTCCACTGTGCTTGTATAAAGAGATGAGGAAGAAACATCCGAATGAGTGAAGGCAAAGCTGCAAGGACTCGAAAGATTTTCAGGACAGGCTTTCACTAAATCTGGCATGAAAAGCCGGTTAATTATAAGAAGTGTGGGTATATGGATCAGAGGTGGTGCCCCCTGGCCCTTgatctaaaaaaaaactagtttggTCATTCCACATTTAAAGATCAATATTCAGacaaatggaaaagataaccGTGATAAAATCCACAGAAGCAGTATAATTCCCAGACGTCCTCACCTTTAAGACCTTACCAACTTGCTATCAAAAAGGGGCCTCAAGTGATTCATCCCAAACATCTCCACTTCCATTGGAAGCATCTTCAGcatcttcttccattgaaagccTAATATATTCCCTGTGGGCAAAACGATCCCACTCTGTCAAGTTTGGATTCTCCCGCTCCTGTTCGAAATACAACATCACTGGGTTTGTTAACAAAACAGGTACAGCAGTTTCGTAATAACAAACAATTCTAATTCCTGACCAAAACAATTGCTGAGAATGTATTGAAACTATCTTGCATACCTGACGAATCAGAAAAGGGTCCCGAGTTTCAAAGGCCATGAACTTATTCAGGTTAAAAAGAATATTGAAaaagcttccggaaagtttacTTCCTTTCAAGTCACTTAGTGTAAAATACTTGTCATTCTGCAAGGAAGAAGGCAAAAGTGTCACACTTCCAATAGCATTGTCAATCCTTTAGTTCGAGTAATTGGGGATTTTAAGAGCCCAATCTTCACCGCATATTTATACCAACTTATCCCAGAAACAAATTCGGACCAGGGCATATTTTACATTACAGGAGGCTGTGATAAAACTTTGCTTTCTAATCAATGCAACAGTTCAATACTAgttcaataaccaaaatgtgcttTAGTATAAAATGGTTTGTGTATGACGGAACTGGAACTACTAAGCGTACGGAGGAAAATGCAGGAATATCAAAAATTCAGGTCACAGGAACTATTTTGAAAAACCATGATCATCAACCACCCAAAAGAAGGTTACAAATTGGGGACTCGTCTATAAATACCTTGTACAGAGAATTCACAATAATCTACAGTGTTCAGAATTACATGATAGAACACCAATTCCCCCCATCCCTCTTAATAAGAAAGAGCAGACCATGTTGCATTCCATGACTGTTTAAAATTACCGTAATAAATATGCAAGTCAAATTCATAAGGGAAAGTAATTACAGTGGCCGTCTGCCGAGGTCAACATTAGAAAGGTAATtcatatatagctagtacacAAGAAATGAAGAATCAAAACCATCACTAAACAGATTCAGAAATAAAATTTAGTAGAAATTTAACCTCAGGCCCAATCATATCAACTATCTGACACAGAATATCCTCAAATAGCACTGGCTCTTGGGCCATGCATTCCATTCGATGCAACTGCTCCTCATAAAAGAATTGCATTTCATTCCTTGTCAAAATGCCATTTCCATCCAAGTCTATACACTTGAACCTGATTGAAAAAAATGCAATGTCAAGTGCAGCAGATGATAAACCAGAACCAGAAGGTTTGGCAAGTTCTCTAACAGTGAATTCATCGACCTTCCAGTGAGACTACATTGAAAACAGAATCTCAAACAAAGCAGAGGAACAAAAAAAGAGGCACAGACACTATATATGTGGAAGTAACACTCTGGTGATAAGCTTGTCCTGTAAGACTCCCTTGTGAAGACACTAAAATCTTTTAAGGTGCCCTGGTTTAAGTTTAATCTCCTCCGTCTAAAGTTGCAAGTATTAGAACTCAAGCATTTAATTTAAAGGATCgttctttcttattcttttagaaatgagaagaaaaaatctGCAATTAGGATCAACAAATTATGTTCTCTGTTCAAATGCATAAAATGCAAAACTAAAAGAACCATTGTTACATAACTTAACGCAGCATATTGGCTACTAAGTAAGAAGTAGGCCCTGCCTAGTCATCCATCCTTGAAGCTATTTAGACGCTATTTCAACTACGCATACATTGTTAAAACATTGAGGTTTAAAGGGGTGGTACATGAAGActggagagaaaaaagaaaatacaaaacgTTGACAACACATGAAACTGATTCTCTAAGTGATGAAAGtctatttttcttcatttttcttatggTTTGCTGTGGTAGTCTACTAGTCTCCACCTCATCCCTTATTTCCTAAAGGTTTATAAAGAAAGGACATAGGAGTCAGAAGGTTTTTTTTAACACTTCCGCCTTCTTAATACTCCCCAAGCTCCCATATCAATCTCTAGCATTTGAGAGCAACTCGCCGGAATGCCCAAACAAGCCTCCACCGACGGAATAGCATATGCCATAAAGCCAAATGCCAATGGACTATGCAAATAAAGTCGATCCATATGGATTCCTCATCCCTCTTACATATGATACACCATGGAGAATGCATATTGCAAATAGGTCACCTTATCAGAAAGATATAATTAGTTACACGACTGTGATTTGCCAAATCCCACTACTCAACACATCTCTGCGGAATGCAACTTTGCTTTCAAATTATAAAGAAAGAAGGGTTCAGAATTGATACAGCAGCAACAATATTATAAGACCCAAGGCACTTATGgctatatgtatgtgtgtgtgtgtgtgtgtgtataatacAATATATATGtgtcatgtgtgtgtgtattcaTTTACGAGAAGTTTTATGACCACTTATAATTGCCTACTTGCTCAACCAGAAAAAATATTATCCAAATACAACGAGACAGGTTATCTTGACAGGCTGATTATTTGAATATCTCCTCAGACTAAATGTTTCCTTCAAAAATACCTTGAGATTCGTGCAGTTCAATGATTCATCAAACTCACAGAGTCAACGTGGCGAAAATATGACTAAAACATCCATAAATTGATTTATGAAGGCAAATATACCAGTACTCGAGACTAGGCTCAGCTGACTTATCCTCTTCCGATAGTATGAAGTAAACAAAATCTTCATATCCCATCTTTCCCTCAATAGTACTCGTAAACTTTCTCGGGACCTGAGTTGATATGTAAGcattaaattgaaaaaaataagaattagATTAAGCATTTATGGATAGAGAATTCTTTTGCACAAAGAAGGTTGTTTAATCTGAGCAAAATAGCATTATATGCACGACACAAACCTGGGAAAATATTCTATCAACGATCCTGTAGGTAAGTGCATGGTTGCCATATCTAATAAGGTTCTCTTTATCAATCAAGAAATCATGATCTGTATCCAGCTCCCAAAACTTGCAGTATATGACGTAGAAGTGTTCATAAGAGAAATATCTGTAAGAATTTCATGCAATAGACGagcaaaaataagcaaaaacaGTTTTAGAATGTGACAACAAACCAGAATCTGTTTACAGGAAATTTACATGTTTTAATTGAAAGAAATGGACTATTTCCTTccaggaaaataaaatttaaggAGAAAACCTGGTATCATGGATGTAGCAGCAATAGTATGAGAAAGGCCAGACTTattttcatttcataagacaAGTTAGAAACCTCACCGACGACTTTTTTCCTAAAAAGCCACTTTCGTTTGCTAATGTACCTTAAAACTTTGTTGATGTCTTCCTCTTCATCTGCATGTTGCATTGCACCAATTAAGTTTCCACGTTTCAGCTCCCTCAGAGTAAGATGACCATTTCCCAATCTATTCACGTAGTAAAATATTCTGTACACTACAGTTTCAGCTggacaattgaaaaaaaaatatggttaaaatgCATCAGACAAACATGCCATTGCTAACAAGTACTGGTAAATATGAAAACATATCTCGAAAACAATTAAGCCTGCAATATCCGCAATGGGTTTTGCTGGATATGAACCAATGAGACCACTCTTCCCTTGACTAGCAACAATCAAAATGACGATGAGAAATATAGGAATCAAAGGAATCTGAGACTAAAAGCATCACCCAAAAAGTAATACACAGCACAAGCTAAAATTTATGTGCAAACCAAGATTAAACAGAAACCAGGTCAATAATCAATACAGAATTCAAGGAAACTTTGGAAAGAACAATCAGATATGTTGTCTATAAGGGTAATCTGCCTCATGGTTGAGTGCTGCAATAAAAAGGTATCATTATTCTCTTAACTCTGATGTACACATGATGAGCAAATGTGCATCCagaccttttcttttttcatacaTGATGCAACATAGAGATACAAATAGGAGGAACAACAGAAGTGGGAGAGAGAACAAAGATTTTCCAATAATCAAATTACATTCATGAACCAAAGCGAATGTCGCTTCTGCCTGGATAGGAGGTAAGAGGGTGGCTGGCTTTTATAAAGGAGTATTTCCACCTaactaagaaaaacaaaaaaggcctCACAAAGAACAGCCCAATGCAGGGGGCTGTAATAACAACTGCCTATCAATTTTCACGTACCCAATTGGGATATCGTAAGACCCAAGACTTGATCCCTAGCAGTCTGAAACCATCTGACACTAAAGGAAATACACCACTATATTAGAAAAGATGCTAAGAATATCAGAATGACTCATTCGAAAATCTTTATGTTAATCTTGCATAGGTTCCTTCACCTCTTTCAGGTATGCTGTATGAGAAGAAAAAAGTCGAAGGCTAGTATTTTAACAATTATTATGTGCTAAAAAATTTTACTAAATCCGCCCAGATCTAAGTTCTAACTCACAGGTAGGCTAGACAAATTTTGGCACAGTGAATCTAGATATATCCAACTAGGATACATTTGATTTATGGCGTCTTCATGCAGTACCAAATCGTGAGTGGGCCAATCACATAATGATTTTTATTGTGCACGAGGTTAATGAATAAATGAGTGCCATCTACACCTACAACCAAATTTGTATCAAACAAGACAAACAATTAAACTAGAATTTGCAGAGAATTAAATCTTTGAAATACACACCATGCATAAGACCTCATAAGAATCAGAAAGAAACAATATGGCCAACACTGATATCAaggaaagcaaacaaaatcaCACTAAAAATAGAAGCTATAGACTGATAGGCAACATACCATATCTATCTTGAAATTCAGGCGTGCTCTGCAAGAACTCCAACCCTGGATGAGTCGCCAAAAGTTCTCGAAGCACAGGTTTGAAGTCATCCTACAGTCAGGTCGATAAATCCATTCAGGAACAGAAGAACTCAAATTAACATTCACGCACTTAAATCATGTATACAAACGAATCTCTTCTGATGGCATAGCCACCTGACAAGTGCCACAGACACAGTACACACAAAACCATATCGATAAAAAGATGGCTCTTAAATTCCTCATAGATATCAAAgggaggaaaaataaaaatattaaacgCAAAAAACACCTGGGTAAGGTATTTGAGATCTGGCTGCTTTAAGATTGTAAATATTTGAGTTGCAATATCTTTAGTCAACATGTTGCCATTGACCcaataatcaacaaaagcaTCCCTGCATGTTAGTAagcaaataagaacaaaagcaTCCAACAGCAGATGAGAATATCACGTGGCAGCAATCATCAATTACAACTTCAGGAAAATCAGCACTCAAAAACCAAATAGCACTTGACGCACATTCTATGACACTCCATAATTATCAATTTGGTTGCCTATTCTATAGTGCCCCAACAATACGCAGtatagaataataaaaaaatgaaatagattTCCTGAACCCCAAGACAAACTTTCAGAGATTTTTCTTTACACAGGAGCCCAACCTTGAAGCGCTGACTGTGAAAGCAAGTTTAGCTAGAGGTGGCAAAAGGGCGGTTGGGTTGGTTTTGGGCGGGTTGATACGGTTCACGGGTTAGATGTGGGCGGGTTAGATATGAGTGAGTGAGTGGATTGGATTTGGGTGGGTTGCCTACCCATGAACCCACTTTGGGCCCAATAAAATGCATGCCTCTGCTTTGGACACAATTTGTTGGGAAAACCAAAGGGCTCCCCTTTGAGTTCCCTCCGCAcaaaaactctctctcctctctctttataGTGTATATCCCAACTTTCTTCTTTAGTTTTGCAATTACAACAATATACAGACTTCTTAGGAAAGAAGATGCAAGGGAAATCCCATGGTTCCCTCTCTCCGatttttctcctcctctctcaaTCAAACTCTTTAAGAGAAAACAATAATAGGCAATCAAAGCATGAAAGCAAACTCGTGGACGATAGTGGACAAAGAGCGTGACTTTGTTAGTTAGGAGGTTATGACTTTGTTAGTCAGGAGGTTATGACTTTGTTAGTCAGGAGGTTAAGGCTTGATTTGGAATGGTAATTGAGTGCAAGAGGAAGTTATatgcattgagagagagagacgcatCAGCTCCAATTCTCATTTTGATCCTCTGTTAAGATGTTTCCATGTTCTTAGatatgacacacacacacacacccacacattATAGGTATATAGTTGGAGAGAGAACATAAAAGTTATAAAACAAAGCCAATGATTGAAATTAAGCTTCCACGTACATTTAAGACAGTTCCAGCATGGTTCTAGTAACCCatagtttgaaaattattaaCCCATTTAAACCCATCTATAATGGGTTTACACAGTGTGACCCAATTACAACCCACTAAATAAATGGGTGAGTTGGGGCGGGTTTAAAACAGGCGGACACGGGCAGGTAattgggttggagttgagatTGCCACCTCTAGGTTTAGCGATTCCACCTTACTAGAGATTTTACCGGAGCTAAGTTCCGATGTACCGGATAACTGGAAAACCACTTATGAAGGAATTTCATTTGGGAACCTAGGTTTTCCAGATCTATACATTATGGGAGCGATGGACGAAGTTTGTGAGCTTCCACATACCATATAATTCGCTTACAGAAATGCGATCTTATATATGATTATACCTGTCAATATCCTCATCCATACCCTCATACGACATACATACCCAATGATTGATAacccaaaaactcaaaaacacacTGATACATGAGttcaaatttgtcaaaattaaaaaacagaTCACATCGGAAGAAACTAGCACTTATTAATAAGACACAAGGTGCATACCTTGTTACAAACCCCATGCACTCAATGTCAATCCTTCTAAATAAGGCACTAGAAATGAACGATGGCAGCTTGCAGATTTCCTTCGTAACTAGTTTAAACTCTGATATCCAAATTAGAAGTAAACATAGATTAATGGCatacccccccaaaaaaaaccaaaaattctaGGATAAGAGGACTATCTTATCAACAATGATATACAATCTATATCTCACCATGGATTTGTAGCCCGTCCAAGTGACCATAGAAAAACTGATTTATTCTGAACAAACATCGTTCTTTAATCTCATTTGGAGGTGGACGACCATTTTGAAAGTAGAACTGCAACAGTTGCAAGCATTCCACCCAAAACGCATCATGGTTAGTAGCTAGCAACAAATACAAATGGCACCACGCGAAGAACATGGTAGAGGTAGCATTTCAAGCAAatatgaagagaaaaaaatagcaTTCAAAGACTAGCTGACCTGAGGTATCAATTCTTTTACTGGCTCATTGACTAATTTTAGAGGAGAACCTAAAGTAGATGGCCCCACTCGCTGTCTCACAAAACGTGGAGAACCAGATGAACTTCTTGGTGAAAGTGGAGGTGCACTGCCAGCAGGAAA
Proteins encoded in this region:
- the LOC131301182 gene encoding serine/threonine protein phosphatase 2A regulatory subunit B''beta-like produces the protein MDVDFNGDVACFEAELLQIPEVSPSALKSNPDVARKMFDQWLSLPETALVVKSLLHNAKTGVPLNVTGTSSSPKAASSNSLPSMFPAGSAPPLSPRSSSGSPRFVRQRVGPSTLGSPLKLVNEPVKELIPQFYFQNGRPPPNEIKERCLFRINQFFYGHLDGLQIHEFKLVTKEICKLPSFISSALFRRIDIECMGFVTRDAFVDYWVNGNMLTKDIATQIFTILKQPDLKYLTQDDFKPVLRELLATHPGLEFLQSTPEFQDRYAETVVYRIFYYVNRLGNGHLTLRELKRGNLIGAMQHADEEEDINKVLRYFSYEHFYVIYCKFWELDTDHDFLIDKENLIRYGNHALTYRIVDRIFSQVPRKFTSTIEGKMGYEDFVYFILSEEDKSAEPSLEYWFKCIDLDGNGILTRNEMQFFYEEQLHRMECMAQEPVLFEDILCQIVDMIGPENDKYFTLSDLKGSKLSGSFFNILFNLNKFMAFETRDPFLIRQERENPNLTEWDRFAHREYIRLSMEEDAEDASNGSGDVWDESLEAPF